TAACAGTTTTAATAAGGAACCACGAAGTCGTTCGTCATAGGCCAGAGGACGGTCCCTTTGGTCATGACCTTGAACTGCTAAGTCAAATAGATCAATCCCTCCTATACGATGCAGGTACGGGTGGAGTTCCTCCAATGGGTGGAACTACTACCCTGCTCTACGATACAAAGAATAAAGGCCTAGTGTCTCACCACCTAAGCCTAGCTGGAACCATACAAAACTGTGCTGGAGGGGTTACTCCTTGGGGGTCTTGGATTAGCTGTGAAGAGATCGTGAATGAACCCGGAGAAGGACGAGCTAAAGAACACGGCTATAACTTTGAAGTGCCTTCAGACTTGAACAATCCCTTAGTTCGACCCGAACCACTCAAGGCTATGGGTAGATTTAAACACGAGGCTATTGCAGTACATCCGGGTAGTGGAGTGGTATATCAGACTGAAGACCTTAACGATGGTCTGCTTTATCGTTTTATCCCCAATATCCCAAGCCAATTAAATCAAGGAGGACGACTTGAAGCTTTGTCAATCAGAGGGAACCCGAGCCTAGACATTCGCAATTTCAACGGGAAAAACATAGAGAAAGGAGAAGTACTGGAGGTGGACTGGATTGAGTTGGATGATGTTGAATCTCCAGATGATGATCTTAGGCATAGAGGGTTCGATGCTGGTGCAGCTCGTTTCGCACATGGAGAAGGGATCTTCTACGGAGAGATGAATGGTACGGAAGAAGTGTACATCGCATGTACAGAGGGTGGAGAAGCTAGACTTGGTCAAATTTGGAAATATCGGCCTAGCAGCGCTGAAGGCACTCCGCAAGAAAAAAATAGCCCGGCTACATTGGAGCTTTTTGTAGAAGCTGATTCTGGAACCATTTTAGAAAACGGAGATAATTTAACCGTATCGCCGTGGGGAGATCTAATAGTCTGTGAAGATGGGACTGGAGATGACTATCTTCTGGGTATAACTCCTGCTGGAGAAGTTTACAAACTAGC
This genomic window from Dehalococcoidia bacterium contains:
- a CDS encoding PhoX family protein; its protein translation is MISRRKFLSSTAAISVAFPALRCTSLDTSATNVQSGSGSRFGPLLKDPEGIIALPEGFSYKIISRHGEKMSDGFFVPSKHDGMGTLSGPNGLTVLIRNHEVVRHRPEDGPFGHDLELLSQIDQSLLYDAGTGGVPPMGGTTTLLYDTKNKGLVSHHLSLAGTIQNCAGGVTPWGSWISCEEIVNEPGEGRAKEHGYNFEVPSDLNNPLVRPEPLKAMGRFKHEAIAVHPGSGVVYQTEDLNDGLLYRFIPNIPSQLNQGGRLEALSIRGNPSLDIRNFNGKNIEKGEVLEVDWIELDDVESPDDDLRHRGFDAGAARFAHGEGIFYGEMNGTEEVYIACTEGGEARLGQIWKYRPSSAEGTPQEKNSPATLELFVEADSGTILENGDNLTVSPWGDLIVCEDGTGDDYLLGITPAGEVYKLARNLNGNGEFAGACFSPDGSTFFVNMQVDGWTLAINGPW